Proteins from a genomic interval of Zingiber officinale cultivar Zhangliang chromosome 1B, Zo_v1.1, whole genome shotgun sequence:
- the LOC122013920 gene encoding heavy metal-associated isoprenylated plant protein 37-like — translation MVAVRMGKEEHFEVLKVKTHILKVNIHCHGCKLKVKKLLHRIQGVFSVDIDLENQKVTVQANVDSSTLIKKLIRAGKHAELWPQKSSNQSNNKRQNSQTAAPAKDNNKKNKEQWKEESNLKPSKVLHRQLPLYSSDDKDYDSNDEDSEDLEDGLHLLHKIQQNNLIRQRNNSTSGANKAGNKNASNESRNKAGGNENPDLNANIAALQKMMIDNANGFQANAYHGGVQRQGPMMVNYQGQAHHPSAMMRGHNMMQPQMMMRGHNMQQPQMMYLRSPQVSPYSGYYSCFPAQYNHQNYLPCDDYVTHLFCDENPGGCVIM, via the exons ATGGTAGCGGTGAGAATGGGAAAAGAAGAGCACTTCGAGGTTCTAAAGGTCAAG ACGCATATCCTGAAGGTGAACATCCATTGTCACGGATGCAAGCTCAAAGTTAAGAAGCTTCTTCATAGAATCCAAG GAGTCTTCTCAGTAGATATAGATTTGGAGAACCAGAAAGTGACGGTCCAAGCAAACGTGGACTCTTCCACTCTGATCAAGAAGCTGATAAGAGCAGGGAAGCACGCCGAGCTCTGGCCTCAGAAATCCAGCAACCAGAGCAACAACAAGAGGCAAAACAGTCAGACTGCTGCTCCGGCAAAGGACAACAATAAGAAGAACAAAGAACAATGGAAGGAGGAGAGCAACCTCAAGCCCTCCAAAGTCCTCCACAGGCAGCTTCCTTTATACAGCTCTGACGACAAAGACTATGACAGCAACGATGAAGACTCTGAGGATTTAGAAGATGGCCTACATTTGCTCCACAAAATCCAGCAAAACAACTTAATTCGGCAGCGGAATAACTCAACATCTGGTGCAAATAAGGCAGGAAATAAAAATGCAAGCAATGAGAGTAGAAACAAGGCGGGTGGAAATGAAAATCCAGATTTAAATGCAAACATTGCAGCCTTGCAAAAGATGATGATTGATAATGCTAATGGATTCCAAGCAAATGCTTACCATGGGGGTGTGCAAAGGCAGGGGCCGATGATGGTGAACTACCAAGGGCAAGCTCATCATCCCTCAGCCATGATGAGGGGCCACAACATGATGCAGCCTCAGATGATGATGAGAGGCCACAACATGCAGCAGCCTCAGATGATGTATCTGAGGTCGCCTCAGGTTTCACCTTACAGTGGCTACTACAGCTGCTTCCCCGCTCAATATAATCATCAAAATTATCTGCCTTGCGATGACTATGTTACTCATCTGTTCTGTGATGAGAACCCTGGAGGTTGCGTTATCATGTAG
- the LOC121986128 gene encoding metal tolerance protein 7-like, translating into MDNELLSQPGEAATSTANWRINMTGFSPPQLSKKPRLISRIFARSKGKQCKISKYYECQGKLLEGFNEMENISESGYRAEAPSEDEMKRLAKSERLAISISNIVNLLLFVSKVVASVESRSMAVIASTLDSLLDLLSGLILWFTTYAMKKPNQYSYPIGKNRMQPVGIIVFASIMGTLGFQILIESGRQLISKEHPTFDTKKEIWMIGSMASVAVVKFILLLYCRSFQDKIVRAYAQDHLFDVLTNSIGLISSLLAIRFYWWMDAVGAILIAVYTIGTWAKTVLENVDLLVGKSATPEYLTKLTYLIWNHHEEIQHIDTVRAYKFGSNYFVEVDIVLPANMALSQAHDIGETLQMKLEQLPEVERAFVHVDFEFTHRPEHNTSPKVVQC; encoded by the exons ATGGATAATGAGCTGTTGTCGCAGCCAGGCGAGGCGGCGACGTCGACGGCGAACTGGAGGATCAACATGACTGGGTTTTCGCCGCCGCAGCTGTCCAAAAAGCCTCGTTTGATTTCTCGAATCTTTGCAAGAAGCAAGG GAAAACAATGCAAAATCTCAAAGTACTATGAGTGCCAAGGCAAGCTTCTGGAGGGATTTAATGAGATGGAGAACATTTCAGAGTCAGGCTACCGAGCAGAAGCACCTTCAGAG GACGAGATGAAAAGACTAGCAAAGAGTGAACGTCTTGCAATCAGTATCTCAAACATAGTCAACTTACTACTCTTCGTATCGAAAGTGGTCGCATCTGTCGAAAGCAGATCCATGGCAGTAATAGCTTCTACTCTAGACTCTCTTTTGGACCTTCTTTCAGGACTCATCCTTTGGTTTACTACATATGCCATGAAGAAACCTAATCAATATAGCTATCCTATTGGCAAGAACAGAATGCAGCCTGTG GGCATTATTGTGTTTGCCTCTATCATGGGTACTCTTGGTTTTCAAATATTAATAGAGTCCGGTCGTCAGTTGATTAGTAAG GAGCATCCAACTTTTGATACCAAGAAGGAGATATGGATGATCGGCAGCATGGCCTCGGTGGCTGTTGTCAAGTTCATCCTCCTGCTCTATTGCCGCAGCTTCCAAGATAAGATTGTGAGGGCTTATGCCCAAGACCATCTCTTTGATGTCCTCACCAATTCCATCGGTTTAATTTCTTCGCTGCTCGCTATTCGATTCTACTGGTGGATGGATGCTGTTGGTGCTATATTG ATTGCTGTGTACACGATCGGGACATGGGCTAAGACGGTGCTGGAGAATGTGGACTTGTTGGTTGGTAAATCAGCAACCCCAGAATACTTGACGAAGCTGACTTATCTCATCTGGAATCACCATGAAGAAATCCAACACATCGACACAGTGAGGGCGTACAAGTTTGGCTCCAACTACTTTGTTGAAGTTGACATTGTGTTGCCTGCGAATATGGCGCTGAGCCAGGCACACGATATTGGTGAGACGCTGCAGATGAAGTTGGAGCAGCTCCCTGAGGTGGAGAGGGCATTCGTGCATGTCGATTTCGAGTTCACGCACCGGCCTGAGCACAATACGAGCCCAAAGGTGGTCCAATGTTAG